The following are from one region of the Shinella sp. PSBB067 genome:
- a CDS encoding UPF0262 family protein, translating into MGTKGSYRLCDVVLDDTIGRATPDVEHERAVAIFDLIEENTFEPIGHPGGPYRLNISLLDSKLVFAIRTEAGEAVATHILSLTPFRRIVKDYFLICESYYQAIRSATPSQIEAIDMGRRGIHNEGSQTLMDRLSGKIKLDFDTARRLFTLVCVLYWRG; encoded by the coding sequence ATGGGCACGAAGGGCAGCTACCGCCTGTGCGACGTGGTGCTGGACGACACGATCGGCCGGGCCACGCCGGACGTGGAGCACGAGCGTGCCGTCGCCATCTTCGATCTCATCGAGGAAAACACCTTCGAGCCGATCGGCCATCCCGGGGGCCCCTACCGCCTGAACATTTCGCTCCTCGATTCCAAGCTGGTCTTCGCGATCCGCACGGAGGCCGGCGAGGCTGTCGCCACGCACATCCTCTCGCTGACGCCCTTCCGCCGCATCGTGAAGGACTATTTCCTGATCTGCGAGAGCTATTACCAGGCCATCCGCTCGGCGACGCCGAGCCAGATCGAGGCGATCGACATGGGCCGGCGCGGCATCCACAACGAGGGCTCGCAAACGCTGATGGACCGGCTCTCGGGCAAGATCAAGCTGGATTTCGACACGGCCCGCCGCCTGTTCACGCTCGTCTGCGTCCTCTACTGGCGCGGGTGA
- a CDS encoding low molecular weight phosphatase family protein yields MEGVSPAAQEARPRTPRSILFMCRMNAVRSPMAEAIARSVLPAGTYVASAGVRPGERDPFVDAVLGEVGLSLGRHAPHSLDELEDDYFDLIVTLAPEAHHAALELTRSMAVDVMYWPTPDPTVATGTREQILSSYRDVREFLKALIEKRLKGPG; encoded by the coding sequence ATGGAGGGCGTTTCCCCGGCAGCGCAGGAAGCCCGGCCGCGAACGCCCCGTTCGATCCTCTTCATGTGCCGCATGAACGCGGTTCGCTCGCCGATGGCCGAGGCCATCGCCCGCAGCGTGCTGCCCGCCGGCACCTATGTCGCCTCCGCCGGCGTGCGCCCGGGCGAGCGCGATCCCTTCGTCGATGCCGTGCTGGGCGAGGTGGGCCTGTCGCTCGGCCGCCATGCGCCCCATTCGCTCGACGAGCTGGAGGACGACTATTTCGACCTCATCGTCACGCTGGCGCCGGAAGCCCACCACGCCGCCCTCGAGCTCACGCGTTCGATGGCCGTCGACGTCATGTATTGGCCGACGCCCGACCCGACGGTCGCGACCGGTACGCGCGAGCAGATCCTGTCGTCCTACCGCGACGTCCGCGAGTTCCTGAAGGCCCTGATAGAGAAGCGCCTGAAGGGCCCCGGCTGA
- the infA gene encoding translation initiation factor IF-1, whose amino-acid sequence MAKEEVLEFPGVVTELLPNATFRVKLENEHEIIAHTAGRMRKNRIRVLAGDKVLVEMTPYDLTKGRITYRFK is encoded by the coding sequence ATGGCAAAAGAAGAAGTCCTCGAATTTCCCGGCGTCGTGACGGAACTGCTTCCGAACGCGACCTTCCGCGTCAAGCTCGAAAACGAGCACGAGATCATCGCGCACACCGCTGGCCGCATGCGCAAGAACCGCATCCGCGTTCTCGCCGGCGACAAGGTGCTGGTCGAGATGACCCCGTACGACCTCACCAAGGGTCGCATCACCTACCGTTTCAAGTAA
- a CDS encoding Maf-like protein — MAQTEKLILASGSPRRVELLAQAGIAPTRLMPMDIDETAKRSEHPRSLARRLSTGKAEAALAATKGDPAFAGSYILAADTVVSVGRRILPKTEMIDEASSALHLLSGRSHRVFTGVCLITPDRTVRQKVIDTKVRFKRLSTADIEHYLASGQWRGKAGGYAIQGIAGSFVVKLVGSYTNVVGLPLYETLALLAGEGFDVHAGWADA, encoded by the coding sequence ATGGCGCAGACCGAAAAGCTCATCCTCGCCTCCGGCTCGCCGCGCCGCGTCGAACTGCTCGCGCAGGCCGGTATCGCGCCGACGCGCCTGATGCCGATGGACATCGACGAGACGGCGAAGCGCTCCGAGCATCCCCGCTCGCTGGCCCGGCGCCTGTCGACCGGCAAGGCCGAGGCCGCGCTCGCCGCCACCAAGGGCGATCCGGCCTTTGCCGGCAGCTACATCCTCGCGGCCGACACGGTCGTTTCCGTCGGCCGGCGCATCCTGCCGAAGACGGAGATGATCGACGAGGCCTCGAGCGCGCTGCATCTCCTGTCCGGCCGCAGCCACCGCGTCTTCACCGGCGTCTGCCTGATCACGCCGGATCGCACCGTGCGCCAGAAGGTCATCGACACGAAGGTCCGCTTCAAGCGCCTCTCCACCGCCGACATCGAGCATTACCTCGCCTCCGGCCAGTGGCGCGGCAAGGCGGGCGGCTATGCCATCCAGGGCATTGCCGGCAGCTTCGTCGTCAAGCTGGTGGGCTCCTATACCAATGTCGTCGGCCTGCCCCTCTACGAGACCCTCGCCCTTCTTGCCGGCGAAGGCTTCGATGTGCATGCCGGCTGGGCGGATGCCTGA
- the yacG gene encoding DNA gyrase inhibitor YacG, whose product MANGTEKPSATVAPLRKAVPCPICKRPSAREHYPFCSPRCRDVDLNRWLSGSYAIPVADDEAKADDDN is encoded by the coding sequence ATGGCGAATGGAACCGAAAAGCCTTCGGCCACCGTCGCCCCCTTGCGCAAGGCCGTGCCGTGCCCGATCTGCAAGCGCCCTTCGGCGCGCGAGCACTATCCCTTCTGCTCGCCCCGTTGCCGCGACGTCGACCTCAACCGCTGGCTCTCCGGTTCCTATGCCATCCCCGTCGCCGACGACGAGGCGAAAGCCGACGACGACAACTGA
- a CDS encoding fumarylacetoacetate hydrolase family protein has protein sequence MIGAGEFSRGTFVGRVWRPDVQGPAVVVLRDGKLCDITSRDIPTMRDLLEKDDPAAAARAAPCEALGPLDAVLEASVESTGDFSRLHLLAPSDLQAVKACGVTFARSMIERVIEEKAAGDPALAEKMRTRVTAIIGDSLRDLKAGSQAAAKVKAALIEEGVWSQYLEVGIGPDAEVFTKAPVLAAVGWGASVGLHPISRWNNPEPEVVLAVDSAGRVKGATLGNDVNLRDVEGRSALLLGKAKDNNASAAIGPFIRLFDETYSIEDVRKADLDLLIEGEDGFVLKGRSTMREISRDPLDLVSQTIGRHHQYPDGFMLFMGTLFAPVEDRDAPGQGFTHRMGDRVTISNAELGALVNTVRLSTECPPWTFGVAALMRNLVSRGLL, from the coding sequence ATGATCGGGGCAGGAGAGTTTTCGCGGGGGACCTTTGTCGGGCGCGTCTGGCGGCCGGATGTGCAGGGGCCGGCGGTGGTGGTGCTGCGGGACGGGAAGCTTTGCGACATCACGTCCCGTGACATTCCCACCATGCGCGACCTTCTGGAAAAGGACGATCCGGCGGCAGCCGCGCGCGCGGCGCCCTGCGAGGCCCTCGGCCCGCTCGATGCCGTGCTGGAAGCCTCCGTCGAAAGCACCGGCGATTTCTCCCGGCTCCACCTGCTTGCGCCCAGCGATCTCCAGGCGGTGAAGGCCTGCGGCGTCACCTTCGCCCGCTCGATGATCGAGCGCGTGATCGAGGAGAAGGCGGCGGGCGATCCGGCGCTGGCGGAGAAGATGCGCACGCGCGTCACGGCCATCATCGGCGACAGCCTGCGCGACCTGAAGGCGGGTTCGCAAGCCGCCGCGAAGGTCAAGGCCGCGCTGATCGAGGAAGGCGTCTGGTCACAATATCTCGAAGTCGGCATCGGGCCGGATGCGGAGGTCTTCACCAAGGCCCCGGTGCTTGCCGCCGTCGGCTGGGGCGCATCCGTCGGCCTGCACCCGATCTCCAGGTGGAACAATCCGGAGCCGGAAGTCGTGCTCGCCGTCGACAGCGCCGGCCGCGTCAAGGGCGCGACGCTCGGCAACGACGTCAATCTGCGTGACGTCGAGGGCCGCTCGGCGCTGCTGCTCGGCAAGGCGAAGGACAACAATGCCTCCGCCGCCATCGGCCCCTTCATCCGCCTCTTCGACGAGACCTATTCCATCGAGGACGTGCGCAAGGCCGATCTCGACCTCCTGATCGAAGGCGAGGACGGTTTCGTGCTGAAGGGCCGCAGCACCATGCGCGAGATCAGCCGCGATCCGCTCGATCTCGTTTCCCAGACCATCGGCAGGCATCACCAGTATCCGGATGGCTTCATGCTGTTCATGGGCACGCTGTTCGCGCCCGTCGAGGACCGCGACGCGCCGGGGCAGGGCTTCACCCACAGGATGGGCGACCGGGTGACGATCTCCAATGCGGAGCTCGGCGCGCTGGTCAACACCGTGCGCCTTTCCACCGAATGCCCGCCATGGACCTTCGGCGTCGCGGCGCTGATGCGCAACCTCGTCTCGCGCGGCCTTCTCTGA
- a CDS encoding isovaleryl-CoA dehydrogenase, which translates to MSFGLGEDIEALRESVRRFAADRIAPQAAAIDRSNDFPMPLWRELGDLGLLGITAPESFGGAGMGYLAHCVAMEEISRASASVGLSYGAHSNLCVNQIVRNASKEQRERYLPKLISGEHVGALAMSEPGAGSDVVSMRLRAEKSGSRYILNGSKMWITNGPDADVLVVYAKTDPEAGPRGITAFLVEKGFNGFSTAQKLDKLGMRGSNTCELVFTDCEVPEENVMGTVGRGVNVLMSGLDYERVVLSGGPLGIMAACLDVVVPYLHERKQFDRPIGEFQLMQGKVADMYVALNACRAYVYAVASACDRGETTRKDAAGCILHSAEMATRLALEAIQSLGGNGYINDYPTGRLLRDAKLYEIGAGTSEIRRMLIGREIFQETL; encoded by the coding sequence ATGAGCTTCGGGCTTGGCGAGGATATCGAGGCGCTGCGCGAGAGCGTGCGGCGCTTTGCGGCCGACAGGATCGCCCCGCAGGCCGCCGCGATCGACCGCAGCAACGATTTTCCGATGCCGCTCTGGCGGGAGCTGGGCGATCTCGGCCTCCTCGGCATCACCGCGCCGGAAAGTTTCGGCGGCGCCGGCATGGGCTATCTCGCCCATTGCGTGGCCATGGAGGAGATCAGCCGCGCCTCGGCCTCGGTCGGCCTCAGCTACGGCGCCCATTCCAATCTCTGCGTCAACCAGATCGTCCGCAATGCCAGTAAGGAGCAGCGGGAACGGTACCTGCCCAAGCTGATCTCCGGCGAACATGTCGGTGCGCTCGCCATGTCCGAGCCGGGCGCGGGGTCGGATGTCGTCTCGATGAGGCTGCGGGCGGAAAAGAGTGGGTCGCGCTATATCCTCAACGGCAGCAAGATGTGGATCACCAACGGGCCGGATGCGGACGTGCTGGTGGTCTATGCCAAGACCGATCCCGAAGCCGGCCCGCGCGGCATCACCGCCTTCCTCGTCGAGAAGGGCTTCAACGGCTTTTCCACCGCGCAGAAGCTCGACAAGCTCGGCATGCGCGGTTCCAATACCTGCGAGCTGGTCTTCACCGACTGCGAGGTGCCGGAGGAGAACGTGATGGGCACCGTGGGGCGCGGCGTCAACGTGCTGATGTCCGGCCTCGATTACGAGCGCGTCGTGCTGTCCGGCGGCCCGCTCGGCATCATGGCCGCCTGCCTCGATGTCGTCGTGCCCTATCTTCACGAGCGCAAGCAGTTCGACCGGCCCATCGGCGAGTTCCAGCTCATGCAGGGCAAGGTGGCCGACATGTATGTCGCGCTCAATGCCTGCCGCGCCTATGTCTATGCGGTGGCGAGCGCCTGCGACCGCGGCGAGACGACGCGCAAGGACGCCGCCGGCTGCATCCTCCATTCCGCCGAGATGGCGACCAGGCTGGCGCTGGAGGCCATCCAGTCGCTCGGCGGCAACGGCTATATCAACGACTATCCGACCGGCCGGCTGCTGCGCGACGCCAAGCTCTACGAGATCGGCGCCGGCACCTCGGAAATCCGCCGCATGCTGATCGGCCGCGAAATCTTCCAGGAGACGCTGTGA
- a CDS encoding carboxyl transferase domain-containing protein, with protein MPVLPSAVNTRSETFAANRKAMLDALALVEEAASLAMDGGGAKARERHLSRGKLLPRERVAQLLDPGSPFLEIGLTAGHGLYDGASPSGGLISGIGRVSGRECMIVCNDATVKGGTYYPITVKKHLRAQEIAAENRLPCIYLVDSGGANLPNQDEVFPDRDHFGRIFYNQAQMSAAGIPQVAVVMGSCTAGGAYVPAMSDETVIVENQGTIFLAGPPLVKAATGEVVTAEDLGGGDVHTRLSGVADHLARDDRHALAIARGIAANLNTHKPPVVRSGVGDAPLYDPEELLGIVPADTRTPYDVREVIARVVDGSRFDEFKARFGTTLVCGFAALHGLPVGIIASNGVLFSEAALKGAHFIELCAQRAIPLLFLQNITGFMVGRKYEAEGIAKHGAKLVTAVATAGVPKITVLIGGSYGAGNYGMCGRAYSPRFLWTWPNSRIAVMGGEQAAGVLATVKREGIERAGGSWSMEEEAAFRQPTIDMFARQSHPLYASARLWDDGIVDPRRTRDVLALSFSAALNAPVEPTRFGVFRM; from the coding sequence ATGCCGGTTCTCCCCTCGGCCGTGAACACGCGCAGCGAGACCTTCGCGGCAAACCGCAAGGCGATGCTGGACGCGCTGGCACTGGTGGAAGAGGCGGCGAGCCTTGCCATGGACGGCGGCGGGGCGAAGGCGCGCGAGCGCCACCTTTCCCGCGGCAAGCTGCTGCCGCGCGAGCGCGTGGCGCAGCTCCTCGACCCCGGTTCGCCCTTCCTCGAAATCGGCCTCACCGCCGGCCACGGCCTCTATGACGGCGCCTCGCCCTCCGGCGGCCTGATATCAGGCATCGGCCGCGTCTCCGGCCGTGAATGCATGATCGTCTGCAACGACGCGACGGTGAAGGGCGGCACCTATTATCCGATCACCGTGAAGAAGCATCTGCGCGCGCAGGAGATCGCCGCGGAAAACCGTCTGCCCTGCATCTATCTCGTCGATTCCGGCGGGGCGAACCTGCCCAACCAGGACGAGGTCTTCCCCGACCGCGATCATTTCGGCCGCATCTTCTACAACCAGGCGCAGATGTCCGCCGCCGGCATCCCGCAGGTCGCCGTGGTCATGGGAAGCTGCACGGCGGGCGGGGCCTATGTGCCGGCGATGAGCGACGAGACCGTCATCGTCGAGAATCAGGGCACGATCTTCCTCGCCGGCCCGCCTCTGGTGAAGGCCGCGACGGGCGAGGTGGTGACGGCCGAAGACCTCGGCGGCGGCGATGTGCACACCCGCCTTTCCGGCGTCGCCGATCATCTGGCGCGCGATGATCGCCATGCGCTTGCCATCGCCCGGGGGATCGCCGCCAATCTCAACACGCACAAGCCGCCGGTCGTGAGGTCCGGCGTGGGCGATGCCCCGCTCTACGACCCGGAAGAGCTTCTCGGCATCGTGCCGGCCGACACGCGCACGCCCTATGACGTGCGCGAAGTGATCGCCCGCGTGGTCGACGGCTCGCGCTTCGACGAGTTCAAGGCCCGCTTCGGCACCACGCTCGTCTGCGGCTTCGCGGCCCTCCACGGCCTGCCCGTCGGCATTATCGCCAGCAACGGCGTGCTCTTCTCCGAGGCGGCGCTGAAGGGGGCGCATTTCATCGAGCTCTGCGCCCAGCGCGCCATTCCACTTCTCTTCCTGCAGAACATCACCGGCTTCATGGTCGGCCGCAAATACGAGGCGGAGGGCATCGCCAAGCATGGGGCCAAGCTCGTCACCGCCGTCGCCACCGCAGGTGTGCCGAAGATCACGGTGCTGATCGGCGGCTCCTACGGCGCGGGCAATTACGGCATGTGCGGCCGGGCCTATTCGCCGCGCTTCCTCTGGACCTGGCCGAACAGCCGCATCGCCGTCATGGGCGGCGAGCAGGCGGCGGGCGTGCTGGCGACCGTCAAGCGCGAGGGCATCGAGCGGGCGGGCGGGAGCTGGAGCATGGAGGAGGAGGCCGCCTTCAGGCAGCCGACCATCGACATGTTCGCCCGCCAGAGCCACCCGCTCTATGCCTCGGCAAGGCTATGGGACGACGGCATCGTCGATCCGCGCCGGACGCGCGACGTCCTGGCGCTCTCGTTCTCGGCGGCGCTCAACGCGCCCGTCGAGCCCACCCGTTTCGGCGTCTTCAGGATGTAG
- a CDS encoding RidA family protein — protein MKRESINAKNAPAPRGGYSQAVKIEDFKTLVFVSGQIPVSDDDKVPETFEDQARLVWRNVDAQLKAAGMTKADLVKVTTFLSDRHHATANREIRSEYLGALAPAMSVVITSIFDGKWLLEVEAVAAQ, from the coding sequence ATGAAACGCGAATCGATCAATGCCAAAAATGCACCCGCCCCGCGCGGCGGCTATTCGCAGGCCGTGAAGATCGAGGATTTCAAGACGCTGGTCTTCGTCAGCGGCCAGATCCCCGTCTCGGACGACGACAAGGTGCCGGAGACGTTCGAGGATCAGGCGCGGCTCGTCTGGCGCAATGTCGACGCGCAGCTGAAGGCGGCGGGTATGACGAAGGCGGACCTCGTCAAGGTCACGACCTTCCTGTCCGACCGGCACCACGCCACCGCCAACCGCGAGATCCGCAGCGAATATCTCGGCGCCCTCGCGCCGGCGATGAGCGTCGTCATCACCTCGATCTTCGACGGAAAATGGCTGCTGGAAGTCGAAGCCGTCGCAGCCCAGTGA
- a CDS encoding acetyl/propionyl/methylcrotonyl-CoA carboxylase subunit alpha yields MFRKILIANRGEIACRIIRTARRMGVATVAVYSDADRAALHVGMADEAIRIGPAEAAKSYLNGPAIIEAAKASGAEAVHPGYGFFSENPDFVEAVEAARLVFIGPSANAIRAMGLKDAAKALMEKAGVPVVPGYHGDRQEAAFLAGEAAAIGYPVLIKARAGGGGKGMRRVDDPADFSAALESARREAESAFGDGRVLVEKYMAKPRHIEVQVFGDGQGDVVHLFERDCSLQRRHQKVIEEAPAPGMTAEMRAAMGAAAVRAAAAIGYSGAGTLEFIADVSEGLRQDRFYFMEMNTRLQVEHPVTEAITGLDLVEWQLRVAAGEPLPKRQEELAIDGWAFEARLYAENPARDFLPATGRLSVFDVPQRVRVDSGVQAGDVITPYYDPMIAKVIAHGRDRAEALARLEGALRQCRVGGLVTNAGFLARLCRLPAFAAGDVDTGLIGRAGESLLAEPDASEEAFALAAFSALGFLEAATEPDPWGRLRGFRLWGEAARTVFLDHGGVEHALRVTIRGKENFRVEHNGLATDLRLHSVDGASLQVDVDGHILPATVHRDGSAISVFFGGHGHAFAIAGEAGHHGDAAAGGDRLSAPMPGLVRIVTVEPGARVARGEPLVTMEAMKMELVLAAPRDGVVAAVPVAVGDQVAEGALLLALEPEEAI; encoded by the coding sequence ATGTTCAGGAAGATCCTCATCGCCAATCGCGGCGAAATCGCCTGCCGCATCATCCGCACCGCAAGGCGCATGGGTGTGGCGACGGTCGCCGTCTATTCGGATGCCGACCGGGCGGCGCTGCATGTCGGCATGGCCGACGAGGCGATTCGCATCGGCCCGGCGGAGGCGGCGAAGAGCTACCTGAACGGCCCGGCGATCATCGAGGCGGCAAAGGCGAGCGGTGCCGAGGCGGTGCATCCCGGCTACGGCTTCTTTTCTGAAAACCCCGATTTCGTCGAGGCGGTGGAGGCCGCCCGCCTCGTCTTCATCGGCCCCTCCGCCAACGCCATCCGCGCCATGGGCCTCAAGGACGCCGCCAAGGCGCTGATGGAGAAGGCCGGCGTGCCCGTCGTGCCCGGCTACCACGGCGACAGGCAGGAGGCGGCCTTCCTTGCTGGCGAGGCGGCGGCCATCGGCTATCCCGTGCTGATCAAGGCGCGCGCCGGCGGCGGCGGCAAGGGCATGCGGCGGGTGGATGACCCCGCCGATTTCTCCGCCGCGCTGGAAAGCGCCCGCCGCGAGGCCGAAAGCGCCTTCGGCGACGGCCGCGTGCTGGTCGAGAAATACATGGCCAAGCCCCGCCATATCGAGGTGCAGGTCTTCGGCGACGGGCAGGGCGATGTCGTGCACCTCTTTGAGCGCGACTGCTCGCTCCAGCGCCGCCACCAGAAGGTGATCGAGGAAGCGCCCGCACCCGGCATGACGGCGGAGATGCGCGCGGCAATGGGCGCGGCGGCCGTGCGTGCCGCGGCGGCGATCGGCTATAGCGGTGCGGGAACCTTGGAATTCATCGCCGACGTCTCCGAAGGGCTCCGGCAGGACCGCTTCTATTTCATGGAAATGAATACCCGCCTGCAGGTGGAGCATCCGGTGACCGAGGCGATCACCGGCCTCGATCTGGTCGAATGGCAGCTCCGCGTTGCCGCGGGCGAGCCCCTGCCGAAGCGGCAGGAGGAACTGGCCATCGACGGCTGGGCCTTCGAGGCGCGGCTCTATGCGGAAAATCCGGCCCGCGACTTCCTGCCGGCGACCGGCCGCCTTTCCGTCTTCGATGTGCCGCAGCGCGTGCGCGTGGATTCCGGCGTGCAGGCCGGCGATGTCATCACCCCCTATTACGATCCGATGATCGCCAAGGTGATCGCCCATGGCCGCGACCGCGCCGAGGCGCTGGCAAGGCTCGAAGGAGCGCTCCGGCAATGCCGCGTCGGCGGGCTGGTGACCAATGCCGGCTTCCTCGCCCGCCTCTGCCGCCTGCCGGCCTTCGCGGCGGGCGATGTCGATACGGGCCTGATCGGCCGCGCGGGCGAAAGCCTGCTGGCGGAGCCGGATGCCTCCGAGGAGGCCTTCGCGCTCGCCGCCTTCTCGGCGCTCGGCTTCCTCGAAGCCGCCACTGAACCCGATCCCTGGGGGCGGCTGCGCGGTTTCCGGCTCTGGGGCGAGGCGGCGCGAACGGTCTTCCTCGATCACGGCGGCGTGGAACATGCGCTGCGCGTGACGATCCGCGGCAAGGAGAATTTCCGGGTCGAGCACAACGGCCTTGCGACGGACCTGCGCCTGCACTCCGTCGACGGAGCGTCCCTCCAGGTGGATGTCGACGGCCATATCCTCCCGGCGACGGTTCACCGCGATGGGTCAGCCATCTCCGTCTTCTTCGGCGGCCACGGCCATGCCTTCGCGATTGCCGGAGAGGCCGGCCACCACGGGGACGCGGCGGCGGGCGGCGACCGGCTTTCGGCGCCGATGCCGGGGCTGGTGCGGATCGTGACGGTGGAGCCGGGCGCGCGCGTCGCAAGGGGCGAGCCGCTCGTCACCATGGAGGCGATGAAGATGGAACTGGTGCTGGCCGCTCCGCGCGACGGCGTGGTGGCGGCAGTGCCGGTGGCGGTGGGCGACCAGGTGGCGGAAGGCGCGCTGCTTCTTGCGCTGGAGCCCGAGGAGGCGATATGA
- a CDS encoding hydroxymethylglutaryl-CoA lyase: MKRRIEIVEMAARDGLQNEKAIIPAADKIALIGLLSGCGFRRIEATSFVSPKWVPQLADGAEVMAGIRRRSGVSYSALVPNMKGYEAARAARADEVAVFLSASEGFSRANLNCSIAESIERARPVAEAARRDGIPLRGYVSCVVRCPYDGPVAPQAVAAVARQLLDLGCHEVSLGDTIGRGWPSEVAAMLEAVLATAAPENLAGHFHDTSGMALDNIRVALDHGLSVFDASVGGLGGCPFAPGARGNVDTLAVADMLAETDYETGLDPEKLAAAAAFARRITGMHHEEVQP; this comes from the coding sequence ATGAAGCGGCGCATCGAAATCGTCGAAATGGCGGCCCGCGACGGCCTGCAGAACGAAAAGGCGATCATTCCGGCCGCCGACAAGATCGCGCTGATCGGCCTCCTGTCCGGCTGCGGCTTCCGACGCATCGAGGCGACGAGTTTCGTCAGTCCGAAATGGGTGCCGCAGCTCGCCGACGGCGCCGAGGTGATGGCCGGCATTCGCCGCCGTTCGGGCGTTTCCTATTCAGCGCTGGTGCCCAACATGAAGGGCTACGAGGCCGCGCGGGCGGCCCGCGCCGACGAGGTCGCCGTCTTCCTCTCGGCCTCTGAGGGCTTTTCGCGCGCTAACCTCAACTGCTCGATCGCCGAAAGCATCGAACGCGCCCGCCCGGTCGCGGAAGCGGCGCGGCGGGACGGTATTCCGCTGCGCGGCTATGTCAGCTGCGTCGTGCGCTGCCCCTATGACGGGCCGGTCGCGCCGCAGGCCGTGGCGGCGGTCGCCCGCCAGCTCCTCGACCTCGGTTGCCATGAGGTGAGCCTCGGCGACACGATCGGGCGCGGCTGGCCGAGCGAGGTGGCGGCCATGCTGGAGGCGGTGCTCGCCACCGCCGCGCCGGAAAACCTCGCCGGCCATTTCCACGATACGAGCGGAATGGCGCTCGACAATATCCGCGTCGCGCTCGATCATGGGCTGTCCGTCTTCGACGCCTCGGTCGGTGGGCTCGGCGGCTGCCCCTTCGCGCCCGGCGCGCGCGGCAATGTGGATACGCTCGCCGTCGCCGACATGCTGGCCGAGACGGATTACGAGACGGGGCTCGACCCGGAAAAGCTCGCCGCTGCCGCGGCCTTCGCCCGCCGCATCACCGGCATGCATCATGAGGAGGTGCAGCCATGA
- a CDS encoding crotonase/enoyl-CoA hydratase family protein: protein MNFETISVSVDRRGVAALTLRRHAQHNALSGLMIRELTAVAGLLAEDRAVRVVVLTGEGESFCAGGDLNWMKEQIAATREERIAEARRLALMLKALRDLSKPLVARVNGQAYGGGVGLISVCDAAIAVEGARFGLTETRLGLIPATISPYVAARIGPAAFLRFATSARLFDTAAARDIGLVSRIVAPEALDEAVEAEIVPYFAASPNAVAAAKALAHALAPPIDDKVIEMTLTRLADTWETPEAGEGISAFLEKRKPGWVLADAKA, encoded by the coding sequence ATGAACTTCGAGACGATTTCCGTATCCGTCGACCGGCGCGGCGTCGCCGCCCTGACGCTCCGCCGCCACGCCCAGCACAATGCGCTGTCCGGCCTGATGATCCGCGAACTGACGGCCGTCGCGGGCCTGCTTGCCGAGGACCGGGCGGTGCGCGTCGTCGTCCTCACCGGGGAGGGCGAGAGTTTCTGCGCCGGCGGCGACCTCAACTGGATGAAGGAGCAGATCGCCGCGACGCGCGAGGAGCGCATCGCCGAGGCGCGCCGCCTCGCGCTGATGCTGAAGGCCCTGCGCGACCTGTCGAAGCCGCTCGTCGCCCGCGTCAACGGGCAGGCCTATGGCGGCGGTGTCGGGCTCATCAGCGTCTGCGATGCGGCGATCGCCGTGGAGGGCGCCCGCTTCGGCCTCACCGAAACCCGCCTCGGCCTCATCCCGGCGACGATCAGCCCCTATGTCGCCGCACGCATCGGCCCCGCGGCCTTCCTGCGCTTCGCCACCTCCGCCCGCCTGTTCGATACGGCGGCCGCGCGCGACATCGGCCTCGTGAGCCGCATCGTGGCGCCGGAGGCGCTGGACGAGGCCGTGGAGGCGGAGATCGTTCCCTATTTCGCAGCCTCGCCAAATGCAGTCGCGGCGGCAAAAGCGCTCGCCCATGCGCTCGCCCCGCCCATCGACGACAAGGTCATCGAGATGACGCTGACCCGGCTTGCCGATACCTGGGAGACGCCCGAGGCGGGGGAGGGGATTTCGGCCTTTCTGGAGAAGCGCAAGCCGGGCTGGGTATTGGCCGACGCGAAGGCGTGA